The following proteins come from a genomic window of Yinghuangia sp. ASG 101:
- a CDS encoding ArsR/SmtB family transcription factor, which yields MASRDRGDEAFPEEVLTDAAAAFGLLASTARLHIMWALAHGASDVSGLAARVGGALPAVSQHLAKLKLGGLVRAQREGRRVVYLIDDPDVATMVCWFMEQRASRAHTGTARGRARAPGA from the coding sequence GTGGCGTCACGTGACAGGGGCGACGAGGCCTTCCCCGAGGAGGTCCTGACCGACGCCGCCGCGGCGTTCGGGTTGCTGGCGTCCACGGCCCGCCTGCACATCATGTGGGCGCTGGCCCACGGCGCGAGCGACGTGAGCGGGCTGGCCGCACGGGTGGGCGGGGCGCTGCCCGCCGTCAGCCAGCACCTGGCGAAGCTCAAACTGGGCGGTCTCGTACGCGCCCAGCGCGAAGGCCGCCGCGTGGTGTACCTGATCGACGACCCGGACGTCGCGACGATGGTGTGCTGGTTCATGGAGCAGCGCGCGAGCCGAGCGCACACCGGCACGGCAAGGGGACGAGCGCGTGCCCCCGGCGCCTGA
- a CDS encoding TerD family protein has product MGVSLNKGGNVSLSKEAPGLTAVTIGLGWDVRTTTGADFDLDASALLCNEAGRVLSDQHFVFFNNLRSPDGAVTHSGDNLTGGGDGDDEQIQVDLAAVPADVAKIVFPVSIYDADQRGQSFGQVKNAFIRVVNQAGGVELARYDLTEDASTETAMIFGELYRNGAEWKFRAVGQGYASGLSGIAKDFGVNV; this is encoded by the coding sequence ATGGGTGTGTCACTGAACAAGGGCGGCAACGTCTCGCTGAGCAAGGAGGCCCCCGGCCTCACCGCGGTCACCATCGGCCTCGGGTGGGACGTGCGCACGACCACCGGAGCCGACTTCGACCTGGACGCCTCCGCGCTGCTGTGCAACGAGGCCGGCCGGGTGTTGTCCGACCAGCACTTCGTCTTCTTCAACAACCTGCGCAGCCCGGACGGCGCGGTCACGCACTCCGGGGACAACCTGACCGGCGGCGGGGACGGCGACGACGAGCAGATCCAGGTCGACCTCGCGGCGGTGCCGGCCGACGTCGCCAAGATCGTCTTCCCGGTGTCCATCTACGACGCCGACCAGCGCGGGCAGAGCTTCGGACAGGTGAAGAACGCGTTCATCCGCGTCGTCAACCAGGCCGGCGGCGTCGAACTGGCCCGCTACGACCTCACCGAGGACGCGTCGACGGAGACCGCGATGATCTTCGGCGAGCTGTACCGGAACGGCGCCGAGTGGAAGTTCCGCGCGGTAGGTCAGGGCTACGCCTCGGGTCTCAGCGGTATCGCGAAGGACTTCGGCGTCAACGTCTGA
- the tatA gene encoding Sec-independent protein translocase subunit TatA, which translates to MVRNGLEPWHLLVVAVVAILLFGPQRLPDAARALGRSLRILKSETRAMKTEDTPDRAPEPVRWSEAAPAPEAVAPAEHNASGTRRS; encoded by the coding sequence ATGGTCCGCAACGGGCTCGAACCGTGGCACCTTCTGGTCGTGGCCGTCGTCGCCATCCTGCTGTTCGGCCCGCAGCGCCTGCCCGACGCGGCACGCGCCCTCGGCCGGTCCCTGCGCATCCTCAAGAGCGAGACCCGGGCGATGAAAACCGAGGACACCCCCGACCGGGCCCCGGAACCGGTCCGGTGGTCCGAGGCCGCTCCCGCCCCGGAAGCGGTGGCACCGGCCGAGCACAACGCGTCCGGAACCCGCCGAAGCTGA
- a CDS encoding ArsR/SmtB family transcription factor, whose product MRVASGPDGVDDPSEELFADAGASLGLLASSARLHIMWVLIQGESDVTGLAERVGGTLPAVSQHLTKLKLGGLVRARRQGRRVVYLVDDHDVAAMVHWFMSRRAGRETATTPAEHPRRLGA is encoded by the coding sequence TTGCGCGTGGCGTCTGGACCGGACGGCGTCGACGACCCGTCCGAAGAGCTGTTCGCCGACGCCGGCGCATCCTTGGGCCTGCTGGCGTCCTCCGCGCGCCTGCACATCATGTGGGTGCTGATCCAGGGCGAGAGCGACGTGACCGGGCTCGCCGAACGCGTCGGCGGGACCTTGCCCGCGGTCAGCCAGCACCTCACCAAGCTGAAGCTGGGAGGCCTGGTCCGGGCCCGACGGCAGGGCCGCCGCGTGGTGTACCTCGTCGACGACCACGATGTGGCGGCGATGGTCCACTGGTTCATGAGCCGTCGAGCGGGACGCGAGACCGCGACCACCCCCGCGGAACACCCGCGCCGCCTCGGCGCCTGA